A window of Scomber scombrus chromosome 23, fScoSco1.1, whole genome shotgun sequence contains these coding sequences:
- the LOC134005845 gene encoding uncharacterized protein LOC134005845, with protein MALLTPEEMKEFEEKMLNNCKDFLDVEPVKSEYSSTMDTTDVMSDLTPLEMMTEKCFDPEDSTLRFVDREDEMDFLYIGYKSLRALMSCGHSVTPMSLTNWCRHLLDQGETTFVCGQTDCGAVWSYEEVRKMALLTPEEMKEFEEKMLNNSKDFKPCPGCNSSVERADLNNLSVLCSVCTAEKKKDYMFCWQCLREWKGPTPRSDRCDNDDCVNDTLETLRKCPEIIFKDVMGVTGCPSIRACPTCGQLVEHSRKLCKSIICTRCKEKFCFVCLRVFRRCVRSSSPYEPCSRGVAPRQTSIPVRQIHNK; from the exons ATGGCTCTTCTGACTCCTGAAGAAATGAAGGAGTTTGAAGAGAAAATGCTCAACAACTGTAAGGATTTCCTTGATGTCGAACCAGTAAAAAGCGAATATTCATCGACAATGGATACTACAGATGTAATGAGCGATTTGACACCTTTAGAGATGATGACCGAAAAGTGTTTTGACCCTGAAGACTCCACACTTAGATTTGTCGATCGGGAGGATGAAATGGATT TTTTGTATATTGGCTACAAGTCTCTCAGAGCTCTGATGTCCTGTGGTCATTCTGTCACTCCGATGTCTCTCACTAACTGGTGTCGCCACCTCTTGGATCAG GGTGAGACCACATTTGTGTGTGGTCAAACTGACTGTGGTGCTGTATGGTCGTATGAGGAGGTTCGTAAAATGGCTCTTCTGACTCCTGAAGAAATGAAGGAGTTTGAAGAGAAAATGCTCAACAACTCTAAGGATTTCAAACCA TGTCCTGGCTGCAACTCTTCTGTGGAGAGAGCTGATCTGAATAATCTGAGTGTCCTCTGCTCAGTGTGCACAGCTGAGAAAAAGAAGGACTACATGTTCTGCTGGCAGTGTTTGAGGGAATGGAAAGGTCCAACTCCACGTTCAGATCGCTGTGATAATGATGACTGTGTCAATGATACACTTGAAACACTGAGAAAGTGTCCAGAGATCATCTTTAAGGATGTGATGGGGGTCACTGGATGTCCCTCCATACGAGCCTGTCCCACATGTGGCCAACTGGTGGAGCACAGCAGAAAACTATGTAAAAGTATCATCTGTACCCGATGTAAAGAGAAgttctgttttgtgtgtctgaggGTCTTTAGACGGTGTGTGAGGTCAAGTTCACCTTACGAGCCTTGCTCCAGAGGTGTCGCCCCCAGACAAACTTCTATACCAGTGCGGCAGAtacataataaatga